The window ACAATTCATATTGAGAGGCATCTTTAAGCGCCTTGATAATGCCCTGTTTTACTATGTGCGGTGGCGGAACAGGTTTGCCCGCTGCTTCCCAGTCTTTTATAACTGTATTGGCCTGTGGGCCATTGTTGTTAAATATTTTCCGGTATATTTTTTTTAATAAATTCATCGTATGCGTTATTGTAATGACGAAATAGCTACCTGCATAGGGTTCAGGATTAATCCAACGTTGTTTGTTCTGATGATGGAACTATCCATAAATGCATCCGTTACCTCAGATATCATAAATGATGCAGCATTTTCCAAGTAATGAATTGGTCTTTCATAGTTAGATAACCCTATCGTAACGTTGTAATTACCTGGTGCCAGTATCAAATCTGTTTCTTTAAAAATGGCCTGGTAGCAGCCCTCTTCCAGATCCATCTTTACGCTCCAGCTGGTCCTGATGTTGACATCGATAAAATTATTGATCCCCATCCCGATAATAAAGTGTTCTGCTTTTTTATTGATCTTAAAAAATACACGTATTTGCCAAAACTGGCCAACCGGTATCTCCTGGATAACATCGCCATTGGCATTTTCAATTTGTATTTGGGAAGCGTAGCCAATTAATTCATCGGCATTATCCGGTAAAGGAATTTCGAACACCGCTTTTTTTATCCTTGAATCCTGCAGGTACCGGTCAATAACATTTTCTGTTTTATCAATGCAAATGAGCTTGCCGTTTTCAAGCAGCATGCCATGTTTGCAAAGCTTTTGAATGGCTGCCATGTTATGGCTTACAAATAATATCGTTCGTCCTTCGCCTTTGCTTACATCGCCCATTTTGCCCAGGCATTTTTTCTGGAACTCGGCATCGCCAACGGCCAATACCTCGTCTACTATTAAAATCTCTGATTCGAGGTGAGCAGCTACGGCGAAAGCCAGGCGCACATACATGCCCGATGAGTAGCGTTTTACCGGGGTATCAACATATCGTTCTACGCCCGAAAAATCAACTATTTCATCAAACTTTCGTTTTATTTCGGCTTTGCGCATTCCCAGGATGGCACCGTTAAGGTAAATGTTTTCGCGGCCGCTCAGTTCGGGATGAAACCCGGTACCAACTTCTAACAGGCTGGCTATACGGCCTTTTATTTTTACC is drawn from Mucilaginibacter ginsenosidivorax and contains these coding sequences:
- a CDS encoding ABC transporter ATP-binding protein; the encoded protein is MPPVIKIDNLSKAYQLGEIGTGTLSRDLERYWARIRGKEDPFLKIGEVNDRSKKGDSDIVWSLKDIHFDIEQGDALGIIGRNGAGKSTLLKILSRVTAPTTGSVKIKGRIASLLEVGTGFHPELSGRENIYLNGAILGMRKAEIKRKFDEIVDFSGVERYVDTPVKRYSSGMYVRLAFAVAAHLESEILIVDEVLAVGDAEFQKKCLGKMGDVSKGEGRTILFVSHNMAAIQKLCKHGMLLENGKLICIDKTENVIDRYLQDSRIKKAVFEIPLPDNADELIGYASQIQIENANGDVIQEIPVGQFWQIRVFFKINKKAEHFIIGMGINNFIDVNIRTSWSVKMDLEEGCYQAIFKETDLILAPGNYNVTIGLSNYERPIHYLENAASFMISEVTDAFMDSSIIRTNNVGLILNPMQVAISSLQ